One Desulfobulbus propionicus DSM 2032 DNA segment encodes these proteins:
- a CDS encoding hybrid sensor histidine kinase/response regulator: MTPRFSYQPIVLALLATLVLAGLFYLPYLSVRTKTIDAFYTQQMLLAQQAGSGLQSYFATYTKALTYLSEQGAIKTMEDSGKALLLDFFSIHTEDISNIQRIDANGASLFTFPEDTTVQGESAHCLRTLDAQTPLVSDVIAHRGAKERIFFSIPVLREERFDGCLSLSLPYARIANRYLNQIPMHDEGYVLLFSRSGTILHAPDTSFIGREGSHLHGPQEDIALLRSRIAAQEQTLVRLRTDPIGGGPRADGAVFAVVYPVSLPGDNSWSIVLVTPAQKVLGAMAAFRSQWLVVTGLAVVSVGLLSFFLSGNLAKRREEQRLQAMKEQLAGLLDLAPMGVFLLDPRGVVVYANQEAKRLVTDTTEAVVAGRPLIDFLHRSCRPAVAAQIKDSIAGQAVQVEAAQLLTASGSLRDVVITATPYQIGSLQQCILIVRDVSAERKSAAWQRRLAAAVDQVKEAVLIVDDQGIIEYANVALGEMTGYSRGECGGQPARMLWAREQDAHFDQKFEDVVKLGEVWRGRIVNQRKDGSLFVAAATVSPVRDTMGAITHYVLVQRDITHEVEIDARMRQAQKMEAIGTLAGGIAHDFNNILGGIIGFTDMALLQCAPGTELHSNLLHIRQGGKRAADLVQQILTFSRQSAEEKSPVVVAALIQESLKLMRATLPATIDIKQELWENTAKVMAAPVQIQQIVMNLCANAFYSMKEKGGRLTLRLRRKRAAELGKTGDHEAGDWLALVVEDTGQGMENETLQRIFTPFFTTKKPGEGTGMGLSVVHGIVRDLGGEITVRSQPEEGTVFTVLLPLVDQEPHGELLSGEGPLLTGTEHVLVVDDEKEIRETCRMMLGHLGYAVTTSGSPLEVLALLDRAQPPVDLVITDQTMPKMTGLDLTEEIRRLHPEIPVILCTGYSDRLNYDIAREAGACDLLMKPVDLRGLSAAVRSALDMSN; this comes from the coding sequence ATGACGCCACGGTTCAGTTATCAGCCCATTGTCCTTGCCCTGCTGGCCACCCTGGTCCTCGCCGGACTGTTCTATCTGCCCTATCTGTCGGTGCGCACCAAGACCATCGATGCCTTTTACACCCAGCAGATGCTCCTTGCCCAGCAGGCCGGTTCCGGGCTGCAATCTTATTTCGCCACCTACACCAAAGCCTTGACCTATCTGAGCGAGCAGGGTGCCATCAAGACCATGGAGGACAGCGGCAAGGCCTTGTTGCTCGATTTTTTTTCCATCCATACCGAAGACATCAGCAATATTCAACGGATCGATGCCAACGGCGCGTCACTTTTCACCTTCCCCGAGGACACGACGGTCCAAGGAGAATCGGCCCATTGCCTGCGCACCCTCGATGCGCAAACCCCCCTGGTGAGCGACGTCATCGCCCATCGCGGCGCAAAAGAGCGCATTTTCTTCTCCATCCCCGTTCTCCGGGAAGAGCGGTTCGACGGCTGCCTTTCCCTTTCCCTGCCCTATGCGCGCATCGCCAACCGCTATCTCAACCAGATCCCCATGCATGACGAGGGCTATGTATTGCTGTTCAGCCGCTCGGGCACCATCCTCCACGCCCCCGACACCTCGTTTATCGGCAGGGAAGGCAGCCATTTGCATGGTCCGCAGGAAGACATCGCCTTGTTGCGGTCGCGCATCGCCGCCCAGGAACAAACCCTGGTCCGGCTCCGCACCGATCCGATCGGCGGCGGCCCGCGAGCCGACGGCGCCGTCTTCGCGGTCGTCTACCCGGTGTCCCTGCCGGGGGACAACAGCTGGTCGATCGTTTTGGTGACTCCGGCCCAGAAGGTCCTGGGCGCCATGGCCGCCTTTCGCTCGCAGTGGCTCGTGGTGACCGGGCTCGCCGTGGTCAGCGTCGGCTTGCTCAGTTTTTTTCTGAGCGGCAACCTGGCCAAGCGACGCGAGGAACAGCGGCTGCAAGCCATGAAGGAGCAGTTGGCCGGCCTGCTCGACCTGGCCCCCATGGGCGTTTTTCTCCTCGATCCCCGGGGCGTGGTCGTCTACGCCAACCAGGAAGCGAAACGGCTGGTGACGGACACGACCGAGGCGGTGGTCGCCGGCCGCCCCTTGATCGATTTTCTCCATCGGAGCTGCCGGCCAGCGGTTGCGGCCCAGATCAAGGATTCCATAGCCGGCCAGGCGGTTCAGGTCGAGGCGGCGCAGCTGCTCACCGCATCCGGTTCGCTGCGGGATGTGGTCATCACCGCGACCCCCTATCAGATAGGCAGCCTGCAGCAGTGCATCCTCATTGTCCGCGATGTGAGCGCGGAACGGAAATCGGCGGCTTGGCAGCGCCGCCTGGCCGCGGCCGTCGACCAGGTCAAGGAGGCGGTGCTGATTGTCGATGATCAGGGCATCATCGAATATGCCAACGTCGCCTTGGGCGAGATGACCGGCTACAGCCGGGGCGAATGCGGCGGCCAACCGGCGCGAATGCTGTGGGCCAGGGAGCAGGATGCCCATTTTGATCAAAAATTTGAAGATGTGGTCAAGCTGGGCGAGGTGTGGCGCGGCCGGATCGTCAATCAGCGCAAGGACGGCAGCCTCTTTGTTGCGGCCGCCACTGTCTCGCCGGTGCGGGATACCATGGGCGCCATCACCCACTATGTCCTGGTGCAGCGCGACATCACCCATGAAGTGGAGATCGATGCCCGCATGCGCCAGGCCCAGAAGATGGAGGCCATCGGCACCCTGGCCGGCGGCATTGCCCACGATTTCAACAATATCCTCGGCGGCATCATCGGCTTCACCGACATGGCCCTGTTGCAGTGCGCGCCGGGAACGGAACTGCACAGCAATCTCCTCCACATCCGTCAGGGCGGCAAGCGCGCCGCCGACCTGGTTCAGCAGATCCTGACCTTCAGCCGCCAGTCCGCCGAGGAGAAGTCCCCGGTGGTGGTGGCGGCCCTGATCCAGGAAAGCCTCAAGCTGATGCGGGCCACCCTGCCGGCCACCATCGACATCAAGCAGGAACTGTGGGAGAACACGGCCAAGGTCATGGCCGCGCCGGTGCAGATCCAGCAGATCGTCATGAATCTCTGCGCCAACGCCTTTTACTCGATGAAGGAGAAAGGCGGCCGCCTGACTCTTCGTCTCAGACGAAAACGCGCGGCCGAACTGGGCAAGACGGGCGACCACGAGGCCGGCGACTGGCTCGCCCTGGTGGTGGAGGATACCGGCCAGGGCATGGAGAACGAAACCCTGCAACGGATTTTCACGCCGTTCTTCACCACCAAGAAACCCGGCGAGGGCACGGGCATGGGCCTGAGCGTGGTCCATGGCATTGTCCGCGATCTCGGCGGCGAGATCACGGTCCGGTCGCAGCCGGAAGAAGGGACCGTATTTACCGTCCTGCTGCCCCTGGTGGATCAGGAGCCCCACGGGGAGCTGCTGAGCGGCGAGGGCCCGCTGCTCACCGGCACGGAACATGTCCTGGTGGTGGATGATGAAAAGGAGATCCGCGAAACCTGTCGGATGATGCTCGGCCACCTGGGGTATGCGGTGACCACCTCCGGTTCGCCGCTGGAGGTGCTGGCCCTGCTCGATCGAGCCCAACCGCCGGTGGATCTGGTGATCACCGACCAGACCATGCCGAAAATGACCGGCCTGGACCTGACCGAGGAAATACGGCGACTCCATCCGGAGATACCGGTCATCCTCTGCACCGGGTATTCCGATCGGCTCAATTATGACATCGCCCGCGAGGCCGGCGCCTGCGATCTGCTGATGAAGCCGGTCGATCTGCGCGGATTGAGCGCGGCGGTACGCTCGGCGCTCGACATGAGCAACTGA
- the recC gene encoding exodeoxyribonuclease V subunit gamma: MFHLHQSNRLETLFAQLCTLMREPPADPLTPEIIAVHNQGMAQWVHRQLALATGIAANLRFPLPGRLVWELLHRLTDEKPEEDLFRPSVLRWRVAALLPSLDTRPPFHELAAYLRDDADGIKAYQLAGRISEVLDQYLVFRPDLLARWERGEDGHWQAVLWRALVKEGVPHRARLGERFQALLRGGAVAEGILPERLHLFGLNALAPVYLDILAGISNHSEVHLFHLSPCRHFWGDLVSARQLAGMRASGREEVGSATYHEQGHPLLVSLGGTGQDFFCQLLDRETQENDLYQENGARHLLAALQDDLLDLHDRSAVGAERYVLGLEDRSLQFHRCFSPLREIQVLHDRLLDLFQTIPDLAPDDILVSAPDIQRYADAVAGVFGAAGQERHIPWSIADRSLAEEQPLIRCWLDLLELLGGRFTAPEVLALCESPAVLRRFGLDPALLPRLHVWVGEAGIRWGLDADHRRELGVPTGEPHSWRFGLDRLLLGYLMGESPVPFAGRQPYGPLAGGEVNELGGFASLIDTLDHWRRTLRAERPVAAWCDELLALLADVFAAEEDDPGLLHLSQAINDCRTDCRLARHDAPIPLAVIKAYLQETLSRSDGGQAFLSGRVTFCNMVPMRSVPFRVICLLGMNDQDFPRGQHPVSFDLMAAEPRLGDRNRRNDDRYLFLEALLSARDVFFLSWVGRNQRDDSLAPPSVVVSELRDYLEQSCRCAEGATGSVLDQLTTDHPMQPFSRRCYGGDSAVASYNPCWLPAGHEAEPSPFLAVPLEPPGEEWRTVDIGQLVRFWRHPVRFFLERIIGLRLREEIPVIEESEPFALDPLQQYHLRRQTIGELLAGLSPEQVRSSLEGSGRLPQGGFGSCAFKAVAAESEPFAAQLRPLLAEAVAPMELDHAIGSFRLTGWLGQVHRGGRINWRTGALRGADLVELWVHHLCLNLLAPAGVTLCSLHLARDSQADVPLRSISLGPVAEAEKHLHQLLAFYWQGLTRPLPFFPETSWAWARAEADRAEEEARKTWEGGFLREGEGRDPAYGYFFSGSELDLSEDFFRLAALYHPILDHVEDSRAAA; encoded by the coding sequence GTGTTCCATCTCCATCAATCCAACCGACTGGAAACATTATTCGCGCAACTTTGCACCCTCATGCGTGAACCGCCCGCCGACCCGCTGACACCCGAGATCATCGCGGTCCACAACCAGGGCATGGCCCAGTGGGTGCATCGGCAACTGGCCCTGGCCACCGGCATCGCCGCCAACCTCCGCTTTCCCTTGCCGGGCCGATTGGTGTGGGAGCTGTTGCACCGGCTGACCGACGAGAAACCGGAAGAGGACCTGTTCCGGCCCTCGGTGCTGCGCTGGCGGGTGGCCGCGCTCCTGCCCTCGCTGGACACCCGACCACCTTTCCATGAACTGGCGGCGTATCTGCGGGATGACGCGGATGGCATCAAGGCCTATCAGCTGGCCGGGCGGATCAGCGAGGTGCTGGACCAGTATCTGGTCTTTCGTCCCGATCTGCTGGCCCGCTGGGAGCGGGGCGAGGACGGGCACTGGCAGGCCGTGTTGTGGCGGGCGCTGGTCAAGGAGGGCGTGCCCCATCGCGCCCGTTTGGGCGAACGGTTTCAGGCGTTGCTGCGCGGCGGTGCCGTGGCCGAGGGCATTCTGCCCGAACGGCTCCACCTTTTTGGCCTCAACGCCCTGGCGCCGGTCTATCTCGACATTCTTGCCGGGATCAGCAACCACAGCGAGGTCCACCTCTTTCACCTCAGTCCCTGCCGCCATTTCTGGGGCGACCTGGTTTCGGCCCGCCAACTGGCGGGGATGCGGGCCAGCGGACGGGAGGAGGTCGGCAGCGCGACCTACCACGAACAGGGGCATCCGCTGCTGGTTTCGCTCGGCGGCACGGGCCAGGATTTCTTCTGCCAGCTGCTCGACCGCGAGACGCAGGAGAACGACCTGTACCAGGAAAACGGCGCGCGGCATCTGCTTGCCGCCCTGCAGGACGATCTGCTTGATCTCCACGACCGTTCAGCCGTTGGCGCTGAGCGGTACGTCCTTGGCCTGGAGGATCGGTCGCTCCAGTTTCACCGTTGCTTTTCGCCCCTGCGCGAGATCCAGGTGCTGCATGACCGGTTGCTCGATCTCTTCCAGACGATACCGGATCTCGCTCCGGACGACATCCTGGTCAGCGCCCCGGACATCCAGCGCTACGCCGACGCGGTGGCCGGGGTGTTCGGCGCCGCCGGGCAGGAACGGCATATTCCCTGGTCCATCGCCGACCGGTCCTTGGCCGAGGAACAACCCCTAATCCGCTGTTGGCTCGACCTGCTGGAGCTCCTCGGCGGGCGGTTCACCGCGCCCGAGGTGTTGGCCCTGTGCGAAAGTCCGGCGGTGCTTCGCCGTTTCGGGCTTGATCCAGCCCTGCTTCCAAGGCTGCATGTCTGGGTGGGCGAGGCGGGCATCCGCTGGGGACTGGATGCCGACCACCGCCGGGAGCTGGGCGTGCCCACCGGAGAACCGCACAGTTGGCGGTTCGGTCTCGATCGGCTGCTGCTCGGCTATCTGATGGGCGAGAGCCCTGTGCCCTTTGCCGGCCGTCAGCCCTACGGCCCCCTGGCCGGAGGCGAGGTGAACGAGCTGGGCGGCTTCGCCTCGCTGATCGACACCTTGGACCATTGGCGGCGAACCCTGCGGGCCGAGCGTCCGGTGGCAGCCTGGTGCGACGAGCTGCTGGCCCTGCTGGCGGACGTTTTTGCCGCCGAGGAGGACGATCCGGGCCTGTTACACCTCTCTCAGGCGATCAACGACTGCCGGACCGACTGCCGCCTTGCCCGTCACGACGCGCCGATCCCCCTGGCGGTGATCAAGGCGTATCTCCAGGAGACCCTGTCCCGGTCCGACGGCGGTCAGGCCTTTCTCAGTGGCCGGGTCACCTTTTGCAACATGGTGCCGATGCGTTCGGTGCCCTTCCGGGTGATCTGTCTTCTGGGGATGAACGATCAGGACTTCCCCCGCGGCCAGCACCCGGTCAGCTTCGACCTCATGGCCGCCGAGCCTCGTTTGGGCGACCGCAACCGCCGCAACGACGACCGTTACCTGTTCCTCGAGGCGCTGCTGTCGGCCCGCGATGTCTTCTTTCTTTCCTGGGTGGGCCGCAACCAGCGCGATGACAGCCTTGCGCCGCCGTCGGTGGTGGTGAGCGAGCTGCGCGACTACCTCGAACAGAGCTGCCGCTGTGCGGAGGGTGCAACGGGATCCGTTCTCGACCAGCTGACCACCGACCATCCGATGCAGCCCTTCAGCCGCCGCTGCTACGGCGGGGACAGCGCCGTTGCCAGCTACAATCCCTGCTGGCTGCCGGCCGGGCACGAGGCCGAGCCTTCGCCTTTTCTCGCCGTTCCCCTGGAGCCCCCGGGCGAAGAGTGGCGCACCGTCGACATCGGCCAGCTGGTCCGCTTCTGGCGCCATCCGGTGCGTTTCTTTCTCGAACGGATCATCGGCCTTCGCCTGCGTGAGGAAATTCCGGTCATCGAGGAGAGCGAACCCTTTGCCCTCGACCCGTTGCAGCAGTATCACCTGCGGCGGCAGACCATCGGCGAACTGCTTGCCGGCCTGTCTCCGGAGCAGGTGCGGTCGAGCCTGGAAGGCAGCGGCCGGTTGCCGCAGGGAGGTTTCGGCAGCTGTGCGTTCAAGGCCGTCGCCGCGGAGAGCGAACCCTTTGCCGCGCAGCTGCGACCGTTGTTGGCCGAGGCTGTGGCGCCGATGGAACTCGACCATGCCATCGGCTCGTTCCGCCTGACCGGCTGGCTCGGTCAGGTGCACCGGGGCGGGCGGATCAACTGGCGGACCGGTGCGCTCAGGGGGGCGGATCTGGTCGAACTGTGGGTCCACCACCTGTGCCTCAACCTGCTGGCCCCCGCCGGGGTCACCTTGTGTTCATTGCATCTGGCCCGGGACAGCCAGGCCGACGTCCCGCTGCGGTCCATTAGTCTTGGGCCGGTGGCGGAGGCGGAAAAGCATCTGCACCAGCTGCTTGCCTTCTATTGGCAGGGGTTGACGCGGCCGCTGCCCTTTTTCCCCGAAACCAGCTGGGCCTGGGCCCGGGCGGAAGCGGACAGGGCAGAGGAAGAGGCGCGCAAAACCTGGGAAGGCGGCTTTCTGCGGGAAGGCGAGGGCCGCGATCCGGCCTACGGGTATTTTTTTTCGGGCAGCGAACTCGACCTGAGCGAGGATTTTTTCCGTTTGGCCGCGCTGTATCATCCCATCCTCGATCATGTGGAGGACAGCCGTGCGGCCGCTTGA
- a CDS encoding PfkB family carbohydrate kinase produces the protein MHKGIFLGLTTADIVYYVPHHLHRNQKLRAERQFSFAGGPAANAAVAFAAFGNEASLVTGLGQHPLAYTARYDILEHKVHLIDCTDQPKRPPILASIMVDLSNGDRSVVYSNTDLRKLRHEAVNETLLEYADILMLDGYYLPQAIQLATWAKPLRIPVVLDGGSWKEGLDKLLPLVDYAVCSNNFFPPGVSDAAGVIRRLGELGIRHIAITRDGDPILAHTQGATSEVPVMPIHPMDTLGAGDIFHGAFCHYILENDFLLSLERAGEVASFSCTSLGTRAWIEQEKFV, from the coding sequence ATGCATAAAGGCATCTTTCTCGGCCTGACAACGGCCGATATAGTTTATTACGTTCCCCATCACCTGCACAGAAATCAGAAACTGAGAGCCGAGCGGCAGTTCTCCTTTGCCGGCGGGCCGGCCGCCAATGCCGCCGTCGCCTTTGCCGCCTTCGGCAACGAGGCTTCGCTGGTGACCGGCCTGGGCCAGCACCCCCTGGCCTACACGGCCCGCTACGATATCCTCGAACACAAGGTGCACCTGATCGATTGTACCGACCAGCCCAAACGGCCGCCGATCCTGGCCTCGATCATGGTGGATCTGTCCAACGGCGACCGCAGCGTGGTCTACTCCAACACCGATCTGCGCAAACTGCGGCACGAAGCGGTCAACGAAACGCTGCTCGAATATGCCGATATTCTCATGCTCGACGGCTACTATCTGCCCCAGGCGATTCAACTGGCCACATGGGCCAAGCCGTTGCGCATCCCGGTGGTGCTCGACGGCGGCAGTTGGAAGGAGGGGCTGGACAAGCTGTTGCCCCTGGTTGATTATGCGGTGTGCTCCAACAATTTTTTCCCACCGGGCGTGAGCGATGCCGCAGGGGTCATCCGCCGGCTGGGCGAGCTCGGCATTCGCCACATTGCCATCACCCGTGACGGCGACCCGATCCTCGCCCACACCCAGGGCGCGACCAGCGAGGTACCGGTGATGCCGATCCACCCCATGGATACCCTGGGAGCGGGCGACATCTTCCACGGCGCCTTCTGCCATTACATCCTGGAAAACGATTTTCTCCTCAGCCTGGAGCGGGCCGGCGAGGTGGCCAGTTTTTCCTGCACCTCGCTGGGCACCCGGGCCTGGATCGAGCAGGAAAAATTCGTCTAG
- a CDS encoding DUF2971 domain-containing protein — MKEIEALTRELYADIPLGTLYHYTTFSGLLGIVRSRALWASDIRYMNDSAELRHTADLINAEVRERIDSGQANTTLLSQFADWVSYRITNGHMLFGASFRSHGNLLSQWRGYSSPGKGVSLGFCPDYILQCARRQGFMIGKCIYEPARQRMLIRQVVDAVETLAADQASGERSAVERSALYREAFASMETDLLRIAAILKHPSFREEKEWRIVSPVVANTAEAPILFREGHAMLVPYIEFDIGLDDRPLAMDHLFLGPTANINISMNSLKMFLEQHGIIPKRGIDYCQIPFRLR, encoded by the coding sequence ATGAAGGAAATCGAAGCCTTAACCCGAGAACTGTATGCCGACATTCCCCTCGGCACCCTGTACCATTACACCACCTTCAGCGGTCTGCTCGGCATTGTCCGCAGCCGTGCCCTGTGGGCCAGCGATATCCGCTACATGAACGACTCCGCCGAACTGCGGCACACCGCGGATCTGATCAACGCCGAGGTGCGCGAACGGATCGACAGCGGCCAGGCCAACACGACCCTGCTGTCGCAGTTCGCCGATTGGGTCTCCTATCGGATCACCAACGGCCACATGCTGTTTGGCGCCTCGTTCCGTTCCCACGGCAACCTGCTCAGCCAGTGGCGGGGCTATAGTTCGCCCGGCAAGGGGGTGAGCCTGGGGTTCTGCCCGGACTACATCCTCCAATGCGCCCGGCGGCAGGGGTTCATGATCGGCAAGTGCATCTATGAACCGGCACGGCAGCGGATGCTCATCCGCCAGGTGGTCGACGCGGTGGAAACCCTGGCCGCCGATCAGGCCAGTGGCGAGCGCTCGGCGGTTGAACGATCGGCGCTCTACCGCGAGGCCTTTGCCTCCATGGAAACCGATCTGCTGCGCATCGCCGCCATTCTCAAGCACCCGTCCTTCCGGGAGGAAAAGGAGTGGCGGATCGTCTCGCCGGTGGTCGCCAACACCGCCGAGGCCCCGATCCTCTTTCGCGAGGGCCATGCCATGCTGGTGCCGTACATCGAGTTCGACATCGGCCTGGACGACAGGCCGCTGGCCATGGACCATCTGTTTCTCGGGCCAACGGCCAACATCAATATTTCCATGAATTCGCTCAAGATGTTCCTCGAGCAGCATGGCATCATCCCCAAGCGCGGCATCGATTATTGCCAGATCCCCTTTCGTCTGCGCTAG
- a CDS encoding iron-containing alcohol dehydrogenase family protein, whose protein sequence is MYRNFKIVPNIIFGRGCFNQLGDILKPKRTDADAYMVFVLDDVFKGRALEGRLPMEKGDLLLLVNVDDEPKTKYIDQLVDQVRAYSPRKPDGIIGLGGGATMDIAKAVSLMLNNPGSAADYQGWDLIKHPAVYHVAVPTLAGTGAEISRTTVLTGPEKKLGINSDYTLYDQIVLDPELLAGVPKDQWFYTGMDCYIHDVESLNGTYLNEFSRAYGEKSIDLCRQVFLEEHPDKDDKLMMASYFGGMSIAYSQVGACHALSYGLSFVLGTHHGIGCCITFDYLEDVYPEGVKEFRRMMEKHDIHLPRNLTKNLDDKALDTMANVALGLAPLWENCFGKDWKNVMTKERVLELFRKM, encoded by the coding sequence ATGTATAGAAATTTCAAAATAGTCCCCAATATCATTTTTGGCCGCGGCTGCTTCAACCAGCTTGGCGACATCCTCAAACCCAAACGGACGGATGCCGATGCCTACATGGTGTTCGTCCTCGACGACGTGTTCAAGGGCCGCGCCCTGGAAGGACGGCTGCCGATGGAAAAGGGCGACCTGCTGCTCTTGGTCAACGTCGATGACGAACCCAAGACCAAATACATCGACCAACTGGTCGACCAAGTGCGGGCCTACAGTCCGCGCAAGCCCGACGGCATCATTGGCCTGGGCGGCGGCGCCACCATGGACATCGCCAAGGCGGTCTCGCTGATGCTCAACAACCCAGGCTCGGCCGCCGACTACCAGGGCTGGGATCTGATCAAGCATCCGGCGGTCTACCATGTGGCCGTGCCCACCCTGGCCGGCACCGGCGCCGAGATCTCGCGCACCACCGTGCTCACCGGGCCGGAGAAAAAGCTGGGCATCAACTCCGACTACACCCTCTACGACCAGATCGTGCTCGATCCGGAGCTGCTGGCCGGAGTGCCCAAGGACCAGTGGTTCTACACCGGCATGGACTGCTACATCCACGATGTCGAGTCCCTCAACGGCACCTACCTCAACGAGTTCAGCCGCGCCTACGGCGAGAAGTCGATCGATCTGTGCCGCCAGGTCTTCCTTGAGGAGCATCCGGACAAGGACGACAAGCTGATGATGGCCTCCTATTTCGGCGGCATGAGCATCGCCTATTCACAGGTGGGCGCCTGCCATGCCCTGTCCTACGGGCTGTCGTTCGTGCTCGGTACCCATCACGGCATCGGCTGCTGCATCACCTTCGACTACCTGGAGGATGTCTATCCGGAGGGGGTCAAGGAATTCCGCCGGATGATGGAAAAGCACGACATCCACCTGCCGCGCAACCTGACCAAAAATCTCGACGACAAGGCCCTCGACACCATGGCCAATGTGGCCCTGGGCCTGGCGCCCTTGTGGGAGAACTGCTTCGGTAAGGACTGGAAGAACGTCATGACCAAGGAGCGGGTGCTCGAACTGTTCCGCAAGATGTAA